A single window of Ornithorhynchus anatinus isolate Pmale09 chromosome 3, mOrnAna1.pri.v4, whole genome shotgun sequence DNA harbors:
- the MRPS30 gene encoding 39S ribosomal protein S30, mitochondrial → MAARGAAAAVAAVAARYPPLVASPTAASEAGRRRRVERWRRAVQAAGAASDRLRLFTRLQRPKLALHPQTAAPGADRWYQSFTKTVFRPGLPPALPPPSPPRGPDLDLPALRAAARHGLLQEHVHLRRARRAPPPGPRERAARAPWLAQLLAALAPPLAALNPHLAAAALDFKQPVHFYWLRGEEVVPRGHRRGRIDARRFQIDDRPHSQIRMSKQLPEFVALDEFVPEEIPVINCSPNKLPMFKRQYENKIFIGTKLADPCCYGHTQFHLLPDNMERSRLVKENRADQIEVGFRANAIASLFAWTGAQAMYQGFWSEADVTRPFVSQAVVTDGKYFAFFCYQLNTLALTVEADRNNPRKNICWGTESMPLYDTIENEEVKGFNDEVLLQIIQFLLNRPKENESEVLKT, encoded by the exons ATGGCGGcgcgcggggcggcggcggccgtggcGGCCGTGGCGGCGCGCTACCCGCCCTTGGTGGCCTCCCCGACGGCCGCCAGcgaggcggggcggcggcggcgggtggaGCGCTGGCGGCGGGCGGtgcaggcggcgggggcggcgtccGACAGGCTGCGGCTGTTCACCCGGCTGCAGCGGCCCAAGCTGGCGCTCCACCCGCAGACGGCGGCGCCGGGCGCCGACCGCTGGTACCAGAGCTTCACCAAGACGGTCTTCCGGCCCGGCCTGCCGCCCGCGCTCCCGCCGCCTTCGCCGCCGCGCGGCCCCGACCTCGACCTGCCCGCGCTGCGCGCCGCCGCGCGCCACGGCCTGCTGCAGGAGCACGTGCACCTGCGCCGCGCgcgccgcgcgcccccgcccgggccccgggagcgCGCCGCGCGCGCCCCCTGGCTGGCCCAGCTGCTGGCCGCCCTGGCCCCGCCGCTCGCCGCGCTGAACCCGCACCTCGCCGCCGCCGCGCTCG ATTTTAAACAACCGGTACATTTCTATTGGTTGCGTGGCGAGGAAGTTGTTCCTCGAGGCCATCGACGGGGTAGGATCGATGCGCGGAGGTTTCAGATAGACGACAGGCCACATAGTCAGATCCGCATGTCCAAGCAGCTTCCGGAG TTTGTCGCCCTGGATGAATTCGTTCCTGAAGAAATTCCTGTTATAAACTGTAGCCCAAACAAGCTTCCGATGTTTAAACGACAATATGAAAACAAGATATTTATTG GGACAAAGCTAGCCGATCCCTGCTGTTATGGTCATACCCAGTTTCATCTCTTACCCGACAACATGGAAAGGTCTAGACTTGTGAAAGAAAATCGCGCGGACCAGATTGAAGTTGGTTTCCGAGCTAACGCTATTGCAAGTCTTTTTGCTTGGACTGGAGCACAAGCCATGTATCAAG GATTCTGGAGCGAAGCAGATGTCACCCGTCCCTTTGTCTCCCAGGCTGTGGTCACAGATGGAAAATATTTCGCTTTTTTTTGTTATCAGTTGAATACGTTGGCCCTGACTGTTGAGGCTGATCGGAATAACCCCCGGAAAAATATCTGTTGGGGTACAGAAAGTATGCCCCTCTATGATACAATTGAAAATGAGGAGGTGAAAGGCTTTAATGATGAAGTTTTGCTTCAGATAATTCAATTTTTACTGAATAGGCCAAAAGAAAACGAATCAGAGGTACTGAAAACATAA